Proteins encoded in a region of the Streptomyces sp. NBC_00310 genome:
- a CDS encoding DEAD/DEAH box helicase yields the protein MNRTARTNSSSSSSRPRTEKGSAARTDKNSAGTGTSRGNRARSQGTGAAAGNPGAPSRAAKNGAAKAGAAKNGAPKNGAPRNGRSRRGGGPAVAAAGGEFALPVTVTPALPAVDAFDELDLPARLLETLRAEGVTAPFPIQAATLPNSLAGRDVLGRGRTGSGKTLAFGLALLARTAGQRAEPRQPLALVLVPTRELAQQVTDALTPYARALRLRLTTVVGGMSLGRQASALRGGAEVVVATPGRLKDLIDRDDCRLDRVAITVLDEADQMADMGFMPQVTALLDQVRPDGQRMLFSATLDRNVDRLVRDYLHDPVVHSVDPSAGAVTTMDHHVLHIEDDDKHATTTEIAARDGRVIMFLDSKHATDRLVKKLLAVGVRAAALHGGKSQSQRNRALSQFKDGDVTALVATNVAARGIHVDDLDLVVNVDPPGDHKDYLHRGGRTARAGESGTVVTLVLPHQRRDMTRLMAVAGITPTTTRVRSGGTELNRITGAQAPSGVPVVLTPPVTEQPAARPASASRGRRSRPSQGRRRAPAKGNGR from the coding sequence ATGAACCGCACGGCTCGTACGAACAGCAGCAGCTCCTCCTCCCGCCCCCGTACGGAGAAGGGCTCTGCCGCCCGCACGGACAAGAACTCCGCCGGCACCGGCACGTCCCGGGGCAACCGTGCCCGCTCGCAGGGGACGGGCGCGGCGGCGGGCAACCCGGGCGCTCCCTCCCGTGCGGCGAAGAACGGTGCGGCCAAGGCCGGTGCGGCGAAGAACGGTGCCCCCAAGAACGGTGCGCCCAGGAACGGTCGGAGCCGGCGTGGCGGTGGACCCGCCGTGGCCGCCGCCGGTGGGGAGTTCGCTCTGCCGGTCACGGTCACGCCCGCGCTGCCGGCGGTCGACGCGTTCGATGAACTGGACCTGCCCGCACGGCTGCTGGAGACGCTCCGCGCCGAAGGGGTGACCGCCCCGTTCCCCATCCAGGCCGCGACCCTGCCGAACTCACTGGCCGGGCGGGACGTCCTGGGCCGGGGCCGCACCGGGTCGGGCAAGACGCTCGCCTTCGGTCTCGCCCTGCTGGCCCGTACGGCGGGGCAGCGGGCCGAGCCCCGGCAGCCGCTGGCCCTCGTCCTCGTCCCCACCCGTGAACTCGCCCAGCAGGTCACCGACGCCCTCACCCCCTACGCCCGTGCGCTGCGCCTGCGGCTCACCACGGTGGTCGGCGGCATGTCCCTCGGACGTCAGGCCAGCGCGCTGCGCGGCGGCGCCGAGGTGGTCGTCGCGACACCCGGCCGGCTCAAGGACCTCATAGACCGTGACGACTGCCGGCTGGACCGGGTCGCGATCACCGTCCTGGACGAGGCCGACCAGATGGCCGACATGGGCTTCATGCCGCAGGTGACCGCGCTGCTCGACCAGGTGCGTCCCGACGGCCAGCGGATGCTGTTCTCGGCCACCCTGGACCGCAACGTCGACCGGCTGGTCCGCGACTACCTCCACGACCCCGTCGTCCACTCCGTCGACCCGTCCGCGGGCGCGGTCACGACGATGGACCACCACGTGCTGCACATCGAGGACGACGACAAGCACGCCACCACGACCGAGATCGCCGCCCGTGACGGCCGGGTGATCATGTTCCTGGACAGCAAGCACGCGACGGACCGGCTGGTCAAGAAGCTGCTGGCGGTCGGCGTGCGCGCGGCCGCCCTGCACGGCGGCAAGTCGCAGTCCCAGCGCAACCGGGCCCTGAGCCAGTTCAAGGACGGTGACGTGACGGCCCTGGTCGCCACGAACGTCGCGGCGCGCGGCATCCACGTCGACGACCTCGACCTCGTCGTCAACGTCGACCCGCCGGGCGACCACAAGGACTATCTGCACCGGGGCGGCCGTACGGCCCGGGCCGGCGAGTCCGGCACGGTCGTCACGCTCGTCCTGCCGCACCAGCGCCGTGACATGACCCGGCTGATGGCCGTCGCCGGCATCACCCCGACGACCACGAGGGTCCGCTCGGGCGGCACCGAACTGAACCGCATCACCGGCGCCCAGGCCCCCTCGGGCGTCCCGGTCGTCCTCACCCCGCCGGTCACCGAGCAACCGGCCGCCCGTCCGGCCTCCGCGTCACGCGGCCGCCGGAGCCGTCCTTCCCAGGGCCGCCGCCGCGCCCCCGCGAAGGGGAACGGCCGCTGA
- a CDS encoding tellurite resistance TerB family protein, with amino-acid sequence MAMWDRIKDQAKGLQQAQAARGGSTHGRPGTGPMGSTGSSGSGRSAGGSKAQLVSALKSQLTSLKTELKSGAYRDASMAMCALVAAADGNVDQHERQHVESLILNNDVLQNFPADQLRQRFNKHVDQLSFNFQQGKTEALQEIAKAAKKPTEARAVIQTGFVVAGADGYIAQSEEQVLREACATLGLSPQEFGL; translated from the coding sequence ATGGCGATGTGGGATCGGATCAAGGACCAGGCCAAGGGTCTGCAGCAGGCGCAGGCGGCGCGGGGCGGCAGCACGCACGGGCGGCCGGGCACGGGGCCCATGGGCTCCACCGGGTCCTCGGGGTCCGGTCGGTCCGCCGGCGGATCGAAGGCCCAGCTGGTGAGCGCGCTCAAGTCCCAGCTCACCTCCCTCAAGACGGAGCTGAAGAGCGGGGCCTACCGGGACGCCAGCATGGCCATGTGCGCCCTGGTCGCCGCCGCCGACGGGAACGTGGACCAGCACGAGCGGCAGCACGTGGAGTCGCTGATCCTGAACAACGACGTCCTGCAGAACTTCCCGGCCGACCAGCTGCGGCAGCGCTTCAACAAGCACGTCGACCAGCTGTCGTTCAACTTCCAGCAGGGCAAGACCGAGGCCCTGCAGGAGATCGCCAAGGCCGCGAAGAAGCCGACGGAGGCCCGGGCGGTCATCCAGACCGGCTTCGTGGTGGCGGGCGCGGACGGCTACATCGCCCAGAGCGAGGAGCAAGTCCTCCGCGAGGCGTGCGCGACCCTCGGCCTGTCCCCGCAGGAGTTCGGCCTCTGA
- a CDS encoding VOC family protein, with amino-acid sequence MVSRLNPYLSFDGDARQAMEFYKEVFGGELSLHTFGNLGQPGTPESDKIMHGMLETPGGFTLMGADTPPGMEYTPGGSFSVSLSGDDDTELRGYWEQLSADGTVSVPLDKQMWGDVFGMCTDRFGIPWMVNISEPQG; translated from the coding sequence GTGGTCTCGCGGCTCAACCCCTACCTCAGCTTCGACGGCGACGCCCGGCAGGCGATGGAGTTCTACAAGGAGGTCTTCGGCGGCGAGCTGTCGCTGCACACCTTCGGCAATCTCGGCCAGCCCGGCACCCCGGAATCCGACAAGATCATGCACGGCATGCTGGAAACCCCCGGCGGCTTCACCCTCATGGGCGCCGACACCCCGCCCGGCATGGAATACACCCCCGGCGGCAGCTTCTCCGTCAGCCTCAGCGGCGACGACGACACCGAACTGCGCGGCTACTGGGAGCAGCTCTCCGCCGACGGCACCGTCTCCGTCCCCCTCGACAAGCAGATGTGGGGCGATGTCTTCGGCATGTGCACGGACCGCTTCGGCATCCCCTGGATGGTCAACATCAGCGAGCCGCAGGGCTGA
- the dacB gene encoding D-alanyl-D-alanine carboxypeptidase/D-alanyl-D-alanine endopeptidase, which produces MPSSLSSSSPSPSTSSGLRAGGRHRKAKAPNPAFRRAAVIAVVAPVAGTILAGTSAFAADETTAKAGATELDAAEQKIADNLNTRSQDTRLGSTLSGVVIDAKSDKVVWGHDADTALMAASNTKLATSTAALTVLGPDHRLTTKVVYGDGTLTLVGGGDRTLTTDDLDALAKTAVAGLRNAGLTSVKVRVDDSLFPEPTLANGWNTGYYPDSIAPVRALVVDSHNVDDTSLDAGGVFAGLLAERGVTVDGEVTRGVVGNADVPVASHTSDKLSTVVKRMLKVSDNDIAESLLRLTALGADRSATFEDGTAVVRDVLTRYGISLDNFAMYDGSGLSRATRIPARTIADIVDLAADPRHAQTLKYIIDGLPVSGEAGATLGPEFGRFDTADSQCAVGQVKAKTGTLTGAVALSGLTKAQDGQWKVFSFIENDSAAGPSDIKDALDGLAATVNGCWA; this is translated from the coding sequence ATGCCCAGCTCCCTGTCCTCCTCCTCACCCTCCCCCTCCACCTCCTCTGGTCTTCGCGCCGGCGGCCGGCACCGTAAGGCCAAGGCTCCGAACCCGGCGTTCCGGCGGGCGGCCGTGATCGCCGTGGTCGCCCCCGTCGCCGGGACGATCCTGGCCGGGACGTCCGCCTTCGCCGCCGACGAGACGACCGCGAAGGCCGGTGCCACCGAACTCGACGCCGCCGAGCAGAAGATCGCGGACAACCTGAACACACGCAGCCAGGACACCCGCCTCGGCAGCACGCTCAGCGGTGTCGTCATCGACGCCAAGTCCGACAAGGTGGTGTGGGGGCACGACGCGGACACCGCGCTGATGGCCGCGTCCAACACGAAGCTCGCCACCTCCACCGCCGCGCTGACGGTGCTCGGCCCGGACCACCGGCTCACCACGAAGGTCGTGTACGGCGACGGCACGCTGACCCTCGTCGGCGGCGGCGACCGCACCCTGACGACCGACGACCTCGACGCGCTCGCCAAGACCGCCGTCGCCGGGCTGCGGAACGCCGGGCTCACCTCGGTGAAGGTCCGCGTCGACGACAGCCTCTTCCCCGAGCCGACCCTCGCGAACGGCTGGAACACCGGCTACTACCCCGACTCCATCGCCCCCGTACGCGCGCTGGTCGTCGACTCCCACAACGTCGACGACACCTCCCTCGACGCGGGCGGCGTCTTCGCGGGGCTCCTCGCCGAGCGGGGTGTGACGGTCGACGGCGAGGTCACGCGCGGGGTCGTCGGCAACGCGGACGTGCCGGTCGCCTCGCACACGTCCGACAAACTGTCCACGGTCGTCAAGCGGATGCTCAAGGTCAGCGACAACGACATCGCCGAGTCGCTGCTGCGGCTCACCGCCCTCGGCGCCGACCGCTCCGCCACCTTCGAGGACGGGACCGCCGTCGTACGCGACGTCCTCACCCGGTACGGCATCTCGCTCGACAACTTCGCGATGTACGACGGCAGCGGACTGTCCCGCGCGACCCGCATCCCGGCTCGGACCATCGCCGACATCGTCGACCTGGCTGCCGACCCCCGGCATGCCCAGACGCTGAAGTACATCATCGACGGGCTGCCCGTCTCGGGTGAGGCGGGCGCCACGCTGGGCCCGGAGTTCGGCCGCTTCGACACCGCCGACTCCCAGTGCGCCGTCGGCCAGGTCAAGGCCAAGACCGGCACCCTCACCGGCGCCGTCGCCCTCAGCGGCCTCACCAAGGCCCAGGACGGCCAGTGGAAGGTCTTCTCCTTCATCGAGAACGACTCCGCCGCCGGCCCGTCCGACATCAAGGACGCCCTGGACGGCCTCGCGGCCACGGTCAACGGCTGCTGGGCGTAG
- a CDS encoding cold-shock protein has product MASGTVKWFNSEKGFGFIEQEGGGPDVFAHYSNIATSGFRELQEGQKVTFDVTQGQKGPQAENIVPA; this is encoded by the coding sequence ATGGCATCCGGCACCGTGAAGTGGTTCAACTCGGAAAAGGGCTTCGGCTTCATCGAGCAGGAGGGTGGCGGCCCGGACGTCTTCGCCCACTACTCGAACATCGCCACCTCCGGCTTCCGTGAGCTTCAGGAAGGCCAGAAGGTGACCTTCGACGTCACGCAGGGCCAGAAGGGCCCCCAGGCCGAGAACATCGTTCCCGCCTGA
- a CDS encoding APC family permease has protein sequence MRHAAGDGYASTGSLKQNALGVLGILFFVLSAQAPLTGVAGAAPVAIAIGNGPGVPAMYVVAGVVVLLFSVGYVAMGRHVVDAGAFYSYVGKGLGGTAAAGSAGVALLAYHAIQAAVYGLFGAVMNGLALQYLELDVPWWLFALGTMVVVQGLGATGVDVGAKVLAVFVLAEISLLLVFGVVMLLKGGGPEGLAPGASFSLSAALDGAPGVALMFAVASMFGFEATAIYGEEAREPHRTVPRATYLAVVLVTAFFAFTSWMLISAHGASASAAAAGKALEAGDGAAFVAAPVSAELGAWAGDALPILLATSLFASILAFHNSANRYLFSLGREGLLPRGLSSLNGRQSPWLAGVVQTAIAALLVFPFALAGEDPVLTLFSWLSGLAVLAIMLLYLLTSVSVIVYFRQERSGDTRLWNTLIAPALGAVGIAGAIWLIISNFTTLIGGDTTTAVWLALAVPGALLAGITMPLLAGTPSRR, from the coding sequence ATGCGGCACGCGGCCGGCGACGGCTACGCGTCCACCGGCTCCCTCAAACAGAACGCGCTCGGCGTCCTGGGCATCCTCTTCTTCGTGCTCTCCGCACAGGCGCCGCTGACCGGTGTCGCCGGAGCGGCACCGGTCGCGATAGCCATCGGCAACGGCCCCGGCGTCCCCGCGATGTACGTGGTGGCCGGGGTGGTCGTCCTGCTCTTCTCCGTCGGCTATGTCGCGATGGGCCGCCACGTGGTCGACGCGGGCGCCTTCTACTCCTACGTCGGCAAGGGTCTCGGTGGGACGGCCGCCGCGGGCAGCGCGGGCGTGGCGCTGCTCGCCTACCACGCCATCCAGGCGGCGGTGTACGGCCTGTTCGGTGCCGTCATGAACGGACTGGCCCTCCAGTACCTGGAACTGGACGTGCCCTGGTGGCTGTTCGCGCTCGGCACGATGGTGGTCGTCCAGGGCCTCGGCGCGACCGGCGTCGACGTGGGCGCCAAGGTGCTCGCGGTGTTCGTGCTGGCCGAGATCAGCCTGCTGCTGGTCTTCGGCGTGGTGATGCTCCTCAAGGGCGGCGGCCCCGAAGGACTGGCCCCCGGTGCCTCCTTCTCCCTGTCGGCGGCGCTCGACGGCGCGCCCGGGGTGGCGCTGATGTTCGCGGTGGCGTCGATGTTCGGCTTCGAGGCGACCGCGATCTACGGCGAGGAGGCGCGCGAGCCGCACCGCACGGTCCCCCGGGCCACCTATCTCGCGGTCGTCCTGGTCACCGCGTTCTTCGCCTTCACGTCCTGGATGCTGATCTCGGCCCACGGCGCGTCCGCGAGTGCGGCGGCCGCGGGCAAGGCCCTGGAGGCCGGGGACGGCGCCGCGTTCGTCGCCGCGCCGGTCTCCGCGGAGCTGGGCGCGTGGGCGGGCGACGCGCTGCCGATCCTGCTGGCCACCTCGCTGTTCGCCAGCATCCTGGCCTTCCACAACTCCGCCAACCGCTACCTGTTCTCCCTCGGCCGGGAGGGCCTGCTGCCGCGCGGGCTGAGCTCGCTCAACGGCCGCCAGTCGCCGTGGCTCGCGGGTGTCGTGCAGACCGCGATCGCCGCCCTGCTGGTCTTCCCCTTCGCCCTCGCGGGCGAGGACCCCGTCCTCACCCTCTTCTCCTGGCTCAGCGGTCTCGCCGTACTGGCGATCATGCTGCTGTATTTGCTGACCTCCGTGTCGGTCATCGTGTACTTCCGCCAGGAGCGGTCCGGCGACACCCGGCTCTGGAACACCCTGATCGCCCCCGCCCTGGGCGCCGTTGGCATCGCCGGGGCCATCTGGCTGATCATCTCCAACTTCACCACCCTCATCGGCGGTGACACCACCACGGCGGTCTGGCTCGCCCTGGCCGTGCCGGGCGCGCTGCTGGCGGGCATAACGATGCCCCTACTGGCCGGTACACCCAGCCGACGGTAG
- a CDS encoding glycosyltransferase, with product MRVLLANYDSRGGVEPLVGLAVRLRELGAEVRVCAPPDEEFARRLAGVGVPLVPFGRSVRALMTAATPPGADGVPRRAAELLAQFDTVAEAAEGCDVLVATGLLPAAACVRSVADKLGIPYVYASFQSVSLPSPHHPPMQRPGRPLPSDVSDNRALWDFDAWSANDLFGEVINTHRASVGLPPVKDVRDHVFTDRPWLATDPVLDPWGERARSASGSASGFASGSASGLWQAPSGPASGLWQERSGAASGRQEPSGPASGRQEPGDLAPNLRQEPSGAAPDLRQEPSGAASDPKQELAAPTPDLRQEPGHPASDPRQGSSDHGVVQTGTWIVPDERPLPAELTAFLDGGTPPVYVGFGSIAIGGSEGVARVSIEAIRAQGRRAIVSQGWAELALVDDRDDCFVVGETNHHALFRRVAAVIHHGGSGTTTTATWAGAPQVVVPQGGDQPYFAGRVAALGIGAAHDGPTPTYESLSAALEVALAPETRARAAEVAGMVRTDGAMVAAQLLLDTIGQDGRRQPAQAAQAAGQAATQAAG from the coding sequence ATGCGTGTGCTGTTGGCGAACTACGACTCGCGCGGGGGCGTCGAGCCGCTGGTGGGACTCGCGGTCCGACTGCGCGAGCTCGGCGCGGAGGTGCGGGTGTGCGCGCCGCCGGACGAGGAGTTCGCGCGGCGGCTGGCCGGTGTCGGCGTACCGCTGGTGCCGTTCGGCCGGTCGGTGCGCGCGTTGATGACCGCGGCGACGCCACCGGGCGCGGACGGCGTGCCCCGGCGCGCGGCCGAGCTGCTCGCGCAGTTCGACACGGTCGCCGAGGCGGCCGAGGGGTGCGATGTACTGGTGGCGACGGGCCTGCTCCCGGCCGCGGCCTGCGTCCGGTCGGTGGCCGACAAACTGGGCATCCCGTACGTGTACGCCAGCTTCCAGTCCGTCTCCCTGCCGTCGCCGCACCATCCGCCCATGCAGCGGCCGGGGCGGCCGTTGCCGTCGGACGTGAGCGACAACCGGGCGCTGTGGGATTTCGACGCCTGGAGCGCGAACGACCTGTTCGGCGAGGTGATCAACACGCATCGGGCGTCGGTGGGGCTGCCGCCGGTGAAGGATGTGCGCGACCACGTCTTCACCGACCGGCCGTGGCTGGCGACGGATCCGGTGCTGGATCCGTGGGGGGAGCGGGCGCGCTCCGCGTCGGGCTCCGCGTCGGGCTTTGCGTCAGGCTCCGCGTCGGGGCTGTGGCAGGCGCCGTCGGGCCCCGCGTCGGGGCTGTGGCAGGAACGGTCGGGCGCCGCGTCGGGTCGGCAGGAACCGTCGGGCCCCGCGTCGGGCCGGCAGGAACCGGGAGACCTCGCCCCGAACCTGCGGCAGGAACCGTCGGGCGCCGCCCCGGACCTACGGCAGGAACCGTCGGGCGCCGCATCGGACCCGAAGCAGGAACTGGCCGCCCCCACCCCGGACCTACGGCAGGAACCGGGCCACCCGGCGTCGGACCCGCGGCAGGGGTCCTCCGACCACGGCGTCGTACAGACCGGCACGTGGATCGTGCCGGATGAACGGCCGCTGCCGGCCGAGCTGACGGCGTTCCTGGATGGCGGTACGCCGCCGGTGTACGTCGGCTTCGGCAGTATCGCCATCGGCGGCTCCGAGGGTGTCGCCCGGGTGTCCATCGAAGCCATCCGTGCGCAGGGGCGCCGCGCGATCGTCTCCCAGGGCTGGGCCGAGCTGGCTCTCGTCGACGACCGGGACGACTGCTTCGTCGTAGGCGAGACCAACCATCACGCGCTGTTCCGCCGGGTCGCCGCCGTCATCCACCACGGCGGCTCGGGCACGACGACCACGGCGACGTGGGCGGGCGCGCCCCAGGTGGTGGTGCCCCAGGGCGGGGACCAGCCGTACTTCGCGGGCCGCGTCGCCGCGCTCGGCATCGGCGCGGCGCACGACGGCCCGACCCCGACGTACGAGTCCTTGTCGGCGGCGCTGGAGGTGGCTCTGGCCCCGGAGACGCGAGCGCGGGCGGCCGAGGTGGCCGGGATGGTCCGGACGGACGGGGCGATGGTGGCGGCGCAGCTGCTTCTTGACACGATCGGCCAGGACGGACGGCGGCAGCCGGCACAGGCGGCACAGGCGGCGGGACAGGCGGCAACACAGGCGGCGGGATAG
- a CDS encoding carbohydrate-binding protein: MQTTHVRPVMATASAGLVAGLLVALSGTAAQAATTRYEAEASPAVCTGTIDSDWAGFSGSGFCNGTNATGAYAQFTVTAPASGTATLSVRFANGTTGARAASVLVNGTTAATASFESTGTWAGWTTKTLTVPVTSGSNVIRINPTSSTGLPNIDYLDANVPDGTTTPPPSSSALYVSPTGTDSAAGTVSSPTTLTSAISRIAAGGTIYLRGGTYAQASTVTIPAGSSGTASARTTLSAYPGEKPILNFSAQSESSSNRGLQLNASYWHVYGIVVERAGDNGIYVGGSDNVIERTVTRFNRDTGLQLGRMASTTPTADWPSDNLILSAESHDNADSDGEDADGFAAKLTTGTGNVFRYAVAHNNIDDGWDLYTKPDTGPIGPVTIEDSLAYENGTLTDGSQAGNGDRNGYKLGGDDIAVNHVVRRSIAYDNGKHGFTWNSNPGTMAVSGNVSIDNTERNFNFDGGTSVFRDNTSCRSGSGTNDRIIGSSDSSNQFWSGSNGSRCSSYSGGLNWSFGSDGSLDVTFG, from the coding sequence ATGCAAACGACGCACGTGAGACCCGTCATGGCGACGGCGAGCGCAGGTCTGGTGGCAGGCCTGCTGGTCGCGTTGTCCGGTACGGCGGCGCAGGCCGCGACCACCCGGTACGAGGCCGAGGCGTCACCGGCCGTCTGCACGGGCACGATCGACTCCGACTGGGCCGGATTCTCGGGCAGCGGATTCTGCAACGGCACCAACGCCACAGGCGCGTACGCCCAGTTCACCGTGACCGCACCCGCATCGGGCACGGCGACACTGTCCGTCCGGTTCGCCAACGGCACCACCGGAGCGCGGGCCGCGAGCGTTCTCGTGAACGGTACGACGGCCGCGACGGCGTCCTTCGAGAGCACCGGCACCTGGGCGGGGTGGACCACCAAGACGCTGACCGTGCCGGTGACTTCGGGCAGCAACGTCATCCGGATCAACCCGACCTCGTCCACCGGTCTGCCCAACATCGACTACCTCGACGCGAACGTGCCCGACGGCACCACCACACCGCCGCCGTCCAGTTCCGCGCTGTACGTCTCGCCGACCGGGACGGACTCCGCGGCCGGTACGGTCTCGTCCCCCACCACCCTCACCTCGGCGATCAGCCGGATCGCCGCCGGCGGGACGATCTATCTGCGCGGCGGTACGTACGCCCAGGCCTCGACCGTCACCATCCCGGCCGGCAGCTCCGGGACCGCCTCCGCCCGGACGACCCTGTCCGCCTATCCGGGCGAGAAGCCGATCCTCAACTTCTCGGCCCAGAGCGAGAGTTCGTCGAACCGGGGGCTTCAGCTCAACGCCTCGTACTGGCATGTGTACGGGATCGTCGTCGAGCGTGCCGGGGACAACGGGATCTACGTCGGCGGCAGCGACAACGTCATCGAGCGGACCGTGACGCGGTTCAACCGGGACACGGGGCTGCAGTTGGGGCGGATGGCCTCCACCACACCCACCGCCGACTGGCCGTCGGACAACCTGATCCTGAGCGCCGAGTCGCACGACAACGCCGACTCCGACGGGGAGGACGCGGACGGGTTCGCGGCGAAGCTGACGACCGGGACCGGGAACGTGTTCCGGTACGCCGTGGCCCACAACAACATCGACGACGGCTGGGACCTCTACACCAAGCCGGACACCGGACCCATCGGACCGGTGACCATCGAGGACTCGCTCGCCTACGAGAACGGCACACTCACCGACGGTTCGCAGGCGGGGAACGGCGACCGCAACGGCTACAAGCTCGGCGGCGACGACATCGCCGTGAACCACGTCGTCCGGCGCAGCATCGCCTACGACAACGGCAAGCACGGTTTCACGTGGAACAGCAACCCGGGCACGATGGCGGTCTCCGGGAACGTGAGCATCGACAACACCGAGCGGAACTTCAACTTCGACGGCGGTACGTCGGTGTTCCGCGACAACACCTCGTGCCGCAGCGGCAGTGGTACGAACGACCGGATCATCGGCAGCTCCGACAGCTCCAACCAGTTCTGGTCCGGGTCGAACGGGTCCCGGTGCTCCTCGTACTCCGGCGGCCTCAACTGGTCGTTCGGCAGCGACGGCAGCCTCGACGTCACCTTCGGATGA